In Cryptosporangium minutisporangium, one DNA window encodes the following:
- a CDS encoding sensor histidine kinase, which translates to MTPTATPTVAPPAGPAPTAGPAGSAAAATVATAAAASRRWLGSWDAYLTVCLLGLSVLVYADDEADTAHRVVSVTCLALIALSWGLIGRRLARDDDLDREPDTPAAIGYVTAVAVLFAAAVTADGLASFALFAVCPIAFLCLRLRTSLVAVTVFNLTPVPVHALQERSLDQLGPDLALAALGLAFTVLIGVSLVNISKQSAERAQLIDELEARRAEVTALSHEAGAAAERTRLAAEIHDTLAQGFTSIVTLVQAAESELDADRPAADRHLALAVRTARENLAEARAMVTVLAPADLGAGTLAEVVRKQVTRLAEETGVETSCAVDGVPADLPTRAQVVLVRAVQESLTNVRKHASASSVTVDLCAHADVVTLTVDDDGVGFDPAAHPSGFGLPGMRARVEQLGGVLSVRSAPGAGTTVTCELPR; encoded by the coding sequence GTGACGCCGACCGCCACCCCGACCGTAGCCCCGCCCGCCGGACCGGCCCCCACGGCCGGTCCGGCGGGCAGCGCCGCAGCGGCCACAGTGGCCACCGCGGCTGCGGCGTCGCGGCGGTGGCTGGGGTCCTGGGACGCCTACCTGACCGTGTGCCTGCTCGGTCTGAGCGTGCTGGTCTACGCCGACGACGAGGCGGACACGGCTCACCGGGTGGTGTCGGTGACCTGCCTCGCGTTGATTGCGCTGAGCTGGGGGCTGATCGGTCGCCGGCTCGCGCGGGACGACGATCTCGACCGCGAGCCGGACACCCCGGCGGCGATCGGCTACGTGACGGCGGTCGCCGTGCTGTTCGCGGCCGCGGTCACCGCGGACGGGCTCGCCTCGTTCGCGCTGTTCGCGGTCTGCCCGATCGCGTTCCTCTGCCTGCGACTGCGGACGTCGCTCGTGGCGGTCACCGTGTTCAACCTGACCCCGGTCCCGGTGCACGCACTGCAGGAGCGGTCGCTCGACCAACTCGGGCCGGACCTCGCGCTCGCGGCGCTCGGACTCGCGTTCACCGTGCTCATCGGGGTCTCGCTCGTCAACATCAGCAAGCAGAGCGCCGAGCGGGCCCAGCTCATCGACGAACTGGAGGCCCGCCGGGCCGAGGTCACGGCGCTCTCCCACGAGGCCGGCGCCGCGGCCGAGCGGACCCGGCTCGCCGCCGAGATCCACGACACGCTCGCCCAGGGCTTCACCAGCATCGTGACGCTCGTCCAGGCGGCGGAGTCGGAGCTGGACGCCGACCGGCCCGCCGCCGACCGGCACCTGGCGCTGGCCGTGCGGACCGCCCGTGAGAACCTCGCCGAGGCCAGGGCGATGGTCACCGTGCTGGCGCCGGCCGACCTGGGCGCCGGGACCCTCGCCGAGGTGGTGCGCAAGCAGGTGACACGGCTGGCGGAGGAGACCGGGGTGGAGACGAGCTGCGCGGTGGACGGCGTCCCTGCCGACCTGCCCACCCGGGCGCAGGTCGTCCTGGTCCGGGCGGTCCAGGAGTCGCTGACCAACGTCCGGAAGCACGCCTCGGCCTCGTCCGTCACCGTCGACCTGTGCGCGCATGCGGACGTGGTGACCCTGACCGTCGACGACGACGGTGTCGGGTTCGACCCGGCCGCGCACCCGTCCGGGTTCGGCTTACCGGGCATGCGGGCCCGGGTGGAGCAGCTCGGCGGCGTGCTGAGCGTCCGCTCCGCTCCGGGTGCGGGCACCACCGTGACCTGCGAGTTACCCCGATGA
- a CDS encoding TetR/AcrR family transcriptional regulator, protein MTRAPVRRGAARRTELLDALVELLLAEGFVAFTLDDLAARLHCSKRTLYALAGSKEQLVRAAVVHFFRASTAAVEEAIAEVSDPAVRIATYLSAVAAALRPASAAFIDDVAAFAPAAEVYERNTQAAARRIRSFVDEGVAAGAFRDVHTGFVADVVASTMVRIQQRQVAAATGLSDADAYTELAALVTTGLLPDR, encoded by the coding sequence GTGACCCGAGCCCCCGTCCGTCGCGGCGCCGCCCGGCGTACCGAGCTGCTCGACGCGCTGGTCGAACTGCTGCTCGCCGAGGGGTTCGTGGCGTTCACGCTGGACGACCTGGCCGCCCGGCTGCACTGCTCCAAGCGGACGCTCTACGCGCTCGCGGGCAGCAAGGAGCAGCTGGTCCGGGCGGCCGTCGTGCACTTCTTCCGGGCCTCGACGGCCGCGGTCGAGGAGGCGATCGCGGAGGTCTCCGATCCGGCCGTGCGGATCGCCACCTACCTCTCGGCGGTCGCCGCGGCGCTGCGCCCGGCGTCGGCCGCGTTCATCGACGACGTGGCCGCGTTCGCCCCGGCGGCGGAGGTCTACGAGCGCAACACCCAGGCGGCAGCCCGCCGGATCCGGTCGTTCGTCGACGAGGGCGTGGCGGCCGGTGCGTTCCGCGACGTGCACACCGGGTTCGTCGCCGACGTCGTCGCGTCGACGATGGTGCGGATCCAGCAGCGCCAGGTGGCGGCGGCCACCGGCCTCTCCGACGCCGACGCCTACACCGAGCTGGCCGCGCTCGTCACGACCGGGCTGCTGCCGGACCGCTGA
- a CDS encoding acyl-CoA dehydrogenase family protein encodes MSVDRLLPSPEAADLLDLTRAIADKELAPRVDAHERAETYPEGLFRTLGDAGLLGLPYPEEFGGGGQPYEVYLQVLEELAARWAAVAVATSVHGLSCYPLATYGTPEQQERWLPALLAGDLIGGYSLSEPQAGSDAAALTCRAERVDAGYRVTGTKAWITHGGKADAYALFVRTAPGSKGISCLFAPGAVEGLTFGSPEQKMGLHAIPTTAAYWDGAILEADRLIGAEGQGLQIAFSALDSGRLGIAACATGLAQAALDAAVDYANERTTFGRKIADHQGLGFLLADMAAAVDSARATYLDAARRRDAGRPYSRQASVAKLIATDAAMKVTTDAVQVLGGYGYTRDFPVERYMREAKIMQIFEGTNQIQRLVISRGLAHSA; translated from the coding sequence ATGTCCGTCGACCGCTTGCTTCCCAGCCCGGAAGCTGCCGACCTGCTCGACCTCACCCGGGCGATCGCCGACAAGGAGCTCGCGCCGCGGGTGGACGCACACGAGCGCGCGGAGACCTACCCGGAGGGCCTGTTCCGGACGCTCGGCGACGCCGGCCTGCTCGGGCTGCCGTACCCGGAGGAGTTCGGCGGCGGCGGCCAGCCCTACGAGGTGTACCTGCAGGTCCTGGAGGAGCTAGCCGCGCGCTGGGCCGCGGTCGCGGTGGCGACCAGCGTGCACGGGCTCTCCTGCTACCCGCTCGCCACCTACGGAACGCCCGAGCAGCAGGAGCGCTGGCTCCCCGCGTTGCTCGCCGGCGACCTGATCGGTGGCTACAGCCTGTCCGAGCCGCAGGCCGGCTCCGACGCCGCGGCGCTGACCTGCCGCGCGGAGCGGGTCGACGCCGGGTACCGGGTCACCGGCACGAAGGCCTGGATCACCCACGGCGGCAAGGCCGACGCGTACGCGCTGTTCGTCCGCACGGCTCCTGGGTCGAAGGGCATCTCCTGCCTGTTCGCACCGGGTGCGGTCGAGGGGCTCACGTTCGGCAGCCCGGAGCAGAAGATGGGCCTGCATGCGATCCCGACCACCGCCGCGTACTGGGACGGCGCGATCCTCGAGGCGGACCGGTTGATCGGCGCCGAGGGACAGGGTCTGCAGATCGCGTTCAGCGCGCTGGACTCCGGCCGCCTGGGCATCGCCGCCTGCGCGACCGGGCTCGCCCAGGCAGCGCTGGACGCGGCGGTCGACTACGCCAACGAGCGGACGACGTTCGGCCGCAAGATCGCCGACCACCAGGGCCTGGGGTTCCTGCTCGCGGACATGGCCGCCGCGGTCGACTCGGCCCGGGCGACCTACCTGGACGCCGCCCGCCGCCGCGACGCGGGCCGCCCGTACTCGCGCCAGGCGAGCGTCGCGAAGCTGATCGCCACCGATGCGGCGATGAAGGTGACCACCGACGCCGTGCAGGTGCTCGGCGGGTACGGCTACACCCGCGACTTCCCGGTCGAGCGGTACATGCGCGAAGCCAAGATCATGCAGATCTTCGAGGGCACGAACCAGATCCAGCGGCTGGTGATCAGCCGCGGCCTGGCGCACTCGGCGTAA
- a CDS encoding DnaJ C-terminal domain-containing protein yields MATTTSDYYEVLGVDRSASQEDIQRAYRKLARKYHPDVNSDPGAEDQFKRINEANEVLSDPGTRARYDRFSPQFGDDWRKVPENFDPGAAGTPFGGQRVHFSTGGDGFAAGGFEDLLGGLFGGGRSGFFGGGGIGTVPGPDVEAELELSVEDAYSGGRRSLTMGTSSGVRTVDVNIPAGVVDGQRIRLAGQGGDGLGEGAPRGDLYLVVRLAPHSRYRVDGRDLTVELPVAPWEAVLGAKAAVVTPGGRVDVKVPAGSSSGRRLRLRGRGLPNPRGGAGDLYAEVRIVVPEHLTDAQRAAWQALAEAHAPADPAAA; encoded by the coding sequence GTGGCCACCACCACGAGCGACTACTACGAGGTGCTGGGCGTCGACCGGTCGGCGAGCCAGGAGGACATCCAGCGCGCCTACCGCAAGCTGGCCCGTAAGTACCACCCGGACGTGAACTCCGACCCCGGTGCCGAGGACCAGTTCAAGCGGATCAACGAGGCCAACGAGGTGCTCTCGGATCCGGGGACGCGGGCCCGGTACGACCGGTTCTCGCCGCAGTTCGGCGACGACTGGCGGAAGGTCCCCGAGAACTTCGACCCGGGCGCGGCCGGGACGCCGTTTGGTGGTCAGCGGGTCCACTTCTCCACCGGGGGCGACGGTTTCGCCGCCGGCGGCTTCGAGGACCTGCTCGGTGGGTTGTTCGGGGGTGGGCGCTCCGGGTTCTTCGGGGGCGGTGGCATCGGCACGGTGCCCGGACCGGACGTCGAGGCGGAGCTGGAGCTGTCGGTCGAGGACGCTTACTCCGGTGGGCGGCGCAGCCTGACGATGGGGACCTCGTCGGGCGTCCGGACGGTCGACGTGAACATTCCGGCCGGGGTGGTCGACGGGCAGCGAATCCGGCTGGCCGGCCAGGGCGGCGACGGCCTCGGCGAGGGTGCGCCGCGCGGCGATCTGTACCTGGTCGTGCGATTGGCGCCGCACTCCCGGTACCGGGTGGACGGCCGCGACCTCACCGTGGAGTTGCCGGTGGCGCCGTGGGAAGCGGTGCTCGGCGCGAAGGCCGCGGTGGTGACGCCGGGTGGGCGCGTGGACGTGAAGGTGCCTGCTGGGTCGTCGTCCGGCCGCCGCCTCCGGCTGCGCGGACGCGGCCTGCCGAACCCGCGGGGTGGCGCCGGTGACCTCTACGCCGAGGTGCGCATCGTCGTGCCGGAGCACCTGACCGACGCCCAGCGCGCCGCGTGGCAGGCCCTCGCAGAGGCGCACGCACCCGCCGACCCGGCCGCCGCCTGA
- a CDS encoding beta-glucosidase family protein, translating to MSEDLLGELSLEQKVRLLTGEDFWSLYPEPRIGLRKILVSDGPAGVRGTNWDERDRSANIPSPTALAASWDVSLVERLGRLLAAEARRKNVDVLLAPTVNLHRSPLGGRHFEAYSEDPLLSAEIGAAYVRGVQSGGVAATVKHFVANDSETERMTYDVTVDDRALREVYLAPFERIVAEGVWAVMAAYNAVAGATMTESPLLREILQEEWGFDGVVMSDWFATRSTVAAGNAGLDLAMPGPIGPWGDALVAAVRSGEVDEARIDDKVRRLLRLAARVGALEGVEPVVPLVAPAPAAEIAALGREAAACGMVLVKNSGVLPLSAGALRKVAVLGPNALHARTMGGGSASVSPTYTVTPLAGLTAALGEGVEVVAAEGCFPTTSLAPVPLEQVTDPADGTPGLRVRFVDETGATLAEEHRESAQLTYLGSFAGADPAKVRAVEIATRYTASADGEHLLGAAGVGQFRLTVDGHDVIDQVIDPPGGDLVEAMMKPDQAYAPVRLAAGGSVDVVLRHDLPAGNTFAAAMLRLVAQPPRRAEDDELAHAVALAAEADAVVLAVGTNEEVESEGYDRAGLALPGRQDELVRRVLAANPNTVVVVNSGAPVVLPWLAEAPAVLLSWFAGMETGNALADVLLGVAEPGGRLPTTWPASESDVPVYSTQPVEGGLTYAESIHVGHRGWLRSGAEPAFWFGHGLGYTTWSYDSAAVEGDAVEVTVANTGSREGREVVQVYASRPESAVDRPARWLVGFAVVSAASGAAATVRIPLPARAFEHWSGDGWEREPGPFTLHVGRSVADTPLTLEV from the coding sequence ATGAGCGAAGACCTCCTCGGCGAGCTGTCGTTGGAGCAGAAGGTCCGGCTGCTGACCGGCGAGGACTTCTGGTCGCTGTACCCGGAGCCCAGGATCGGCCTGCGGAAGATCCTGGTCTCCGACGGGCCGGCGGGCGTCCGTGGCACTAACTGGGACGAACGGGACCGCTCGGCCAACATTCCGTCGCCGACCGCGCTCGCCGCGTCCTGGGACGTTTCACTGGTGGAGCGCCTCGGCCGTTTACTGGCCGCCGAAGCGCGCCGGAAGAACGTCGACGTGCTGCTCGCACCGACCGTGAACCTGCACCGGTCGCCGCTGGGCGGGCGGCACTTCGAGGCGTATTCGGAGGACCCGCTGCTCTCCGCGGAGATCGGCGCGGCCTACGTCCGCGGCGTCCAGTCCGGCGGCGTCGCGGCGACCGTGAAGCACTTCGTCGCCAACGACAGCGAGACCGAGCGGATGACCTACGACGTCACCGTCGACGACCGGGCACTGCGGGAGGTGTACCTGGCGCCGTTCGAGCGCATCGTCGCCGAGGGCGTCTGGGCGGTGATGGCCGCCTACAACGCGGTGGCCGGGGCCACGATGACCGAGAGCCCGCTGCTGCGCGAGATCCTGCAGGAGGAGTGGGGCTTCGACGGCGTCGTCATGTCGGACTGGTTCGCCACCCGCAGCACCGTGGCGGCCGGCAACGCGGGCCTGGACCTGGCGATGCCCGGGCCCATCGGGCCGTGGGGCGACGCGCTGGTCGCCGCGGTCCGCAGCGGAGAGGTCGACGAGGCGCGGATCGACGACAAGGTGCGGCGCCTCCTCCGGCTGGCCGCCCGGGTGGGCGCGCTGGAGGGCGTCGAGCCGGTCGTGCCGCTCGTCGCGCCCGCGCCCGCGGCGGAGATCGCCGCGCTCGGCCGCGAGGCCGCGGCCTGCGGCATGGTGCTGGTGAAGAACTCCGGTGTGCTGCCGTTGTCGGCCGGGGCGCTGCGGAAGGTGGCCGTACTCGGCCCGAACGCCCTGCACGCGCGGACGATGGGCGGCGGGTCGGCGAGCGTCAGCCCGACCTACACGGTGACGCCGCTCGCGGGCCTGACCGCGGCGCTCGGCGAGGGTGTCGAGGTGGTCGCCGCGGAGGGGTGTTTCCCCACGACGTCGCTCGCGCCTGTGCCGTTGGAGCAGGTCACCGACCCGGCCGACGGCACGCCGGGGCTGCGCGTCCGTTTCGTCGACGAGACCGGCGCCACGCTCGCCGAGGAGCACCGGGAGAGCGCCCAGCTCACCTATCTGGGCAGCTTCGCCGGCGCCGACCCGGCGAAGGTCAGGGCGGTCGAGATCGCCACCCGGTACACCGCGTCGGCGGACGGCGAGCATCTCCTGGGCGCGGCCGGGGTGGGTCAGTTCCGGCTGACCGTCGACGGCCACGACGTCATCGACCAGGTCATCGACCCACCGGGCGGGGACCTGGTCGAGGCGATGATGAAGCCCGACCAGGCCTACGCGCCGGTCCGGCTCGCAGCCGGTGGATCGGTCGACGTCGTGCTGCGGCACGACCTGCCCGCCGGGAACACGTTCGCGGCCGCGATGCTCCGCCTGGTCGCACAGCCCCCGCGCCGCGCGGAGGACGACGAGCTCGCACACGCCGTCGCGCTGGCCGCCGAGGCCGACGCGGTCGTGCTCGCGGTCGGCACCAACGAGGAGGTCGAGAGCGAGGGTTACGACCGCGCCGGACTCGCGCTGCCCGGGCGGCAGGACGAACTGGTGCGCCGGGTACTGGCGGCCAACCCGAACACGGTCGTCGTGGTGAACTCCGGCGCGCCGGTCGTGCTGCCGTGGCTCGCTGAGGCGCCGGCGGTGCTGCTGTCGTGGTTCGCCGGGATGGAGACCGGGAACGCACTCGCCGACGTGTTGCTCGGCGTCGCGGAGCCGGGTGGACGGCTGCCCACTACCTGGCCGGCGTCGGAGAGCGACGTCCCGGTGTACTCGACGCAGCCGGTCGAGGGCGGGCTCACGTACGCCGAGTCGATCCACGTCGGGCACCGCGGATGGCTGCGCTCCGGCGCGGAGCCGGCGTTCTGGTTCGGGCACGGGCTGGGGTACACGACGTGGTCGTACGACTCCGCCGCGGTCGAGGGCGACGCCGTCGAGGTGACCGTGGCGAACACCGGCTCTCGCGAGGGTCGCGAGGTGGTGCAGGTGTACGCGTCCCGGCCGGAGAGCGCGGTCGACCGGCCGGCCCGGTGGCTCGTCGGGTTCGCCGTCGTGTCCGCGGCGTCCGGCGCGGCGGCGACGGTGCGGATCCCGCTGCCTGCGCGCGCGTTCGAGCACTGGTCCGGCGACGGGTGGGAGCGCGAGCCCGGGCCGTTCACCCTGCACGTCGGCCGCTCGGTCGCCGATACGCCGCTGACGCTGGAGGTCTGA
- a CDS encoding DUF2277 domain-containing protein: MCRNITELRGLQPPATEDEITAAAAQFIRKVTGIGKPNPSVAPAMEEAVQEIAAITRALLAGLPPRRGEPATVPPLRRPAVRQRLGLTPFES; this comes from the coding sequence ATGTGCCGAAACATCACCGAGCTGCGCGGCCTCCAGCCGCCCGCCACCGAGGACGAGATCACCGCGGCAGCCGCTCAGTTCATCCGCAAGGTCACCGGTATCGGTAAGCCGAATCCGAGCGTCGCCCCGGCGATGGAGGAGGCGGTGCAGGAGATCGCCGCGATCACTCGGGCGCTGCTGGCCGGTCTGCCGCCGCGTCGGGGCGAGCCGGCCACGGTGCCGCCGCTGCGCCGCCCGGCGGTCCGTCAGCGCCTCGGCCTGACCCCGTTCGAGAGCTGA
- a CDS encoding alpha/beta fold hydrolase, giving the protein MRIPGFDYQRVTVADGVALNVAVAGSGSPIVLLHGFPQTHLMWRHVAADLAADHTVLLPDLRGYGDSDKPAESGPDTYSKRTMAADIVALAAAFGHERFALAGHDRGALVAIRAGLDHPETVTHLASLDVLPTLDMWDVLRGVNAAVGYHLYLMAQPPGLPEQMIGAVPDAFFGSFLDGWAQNPDAIPADVRSEYLRASREAVPSIVADYRATATIDVAHDTADKEAGNQLRMPVAVLQQDWGAALGYDAAAVWRAWAPDLDHRTVSSGHFMAEEAPADVVKAIRTLLTR; this is encoded by the coding sequence ATGCGCATCCCCGGATTCGACTACCAGCGGGTGACCGTCGCCGACGGCGTCGCGCTGAACGTCGCCGTGGCCGGCTCCGGCAGCCCGATCGTGCTACTGCACGGCTTCCCGCAGACCCACCTGATGTGGCGGCACGTCGCCGCTGACCTCGCGGCCGACCACACCGTGCTCCTCCCGGACCTGCGCGGTTACGGCGACAGCGACAAGCCGGCCGAGAGCGGGCCGGACACCTACTCGAAGCGCACGATGGCCGCCGACATCGTCGCGCTGGCCGCCGCGTTCGGCCACGAACGCTTCGCGCTCGCCGGTCACGACCGCGGTGCGCTGGTGGCGATCCGCGCCGGGCTCGACCACCCGGAGACGGTCACCCACCTCGCCTCACTCGACGTGCTCCCGACGCTCGACATGTGGGACGTGCTGCGCGGCGTCAACGCGGCGGTCGGGTACCACCTGTACCTGATGGCGCAGCCGCCCGGCCTGCCCGAGCAGATGATCGGCGCGGTGCCGGACGCGTTCTTCGGCTCGTTCCTCGACGGCTGGGCGCAGAACCCGGACGCGATCCCGGCCGACGTCCGGTCCGAGTACCTGCGCGCGTCCCGTGAGGCGGTGCCCTCGATCGTCGCCGACTACCGGGCCACCGCGACGATCGACGTCGCGCACGACACCGCCGACAAGGAGGCGGGCAACCAGCTGCGGATGCCGGTCGCCGTGCTGCAGCAGGACTGGGGCGCGGCGCTGGGGTACGACGCCGCCGCGGTGTGGCGGGCGTGGGCACCGGACCTGGACCACCGGACGGTGTCCAGCGGCCACTTCATGGCCGAGGAGGCCCCGGCCGACGTCGTGAAGGCGATTCGCACGCTGCTCACCCGCTGA
- a CDS encoding ABC transporter ATP-binding protein, with amino-acid sequence MAVIEVTQLRKSYGGHTAVDGIDLRVERGEVFGLLGPNGAGKTTTVEILEGHRRRDSGTVHVLGDDPGAAGRRWRARLGIVLQSTADAPELTVRELVRHVAGYYPAPRDPDAVIAQCGLAEKAGAKLRTLSGGQRRRVDVALGIVGDPELLFLDEPTTGFDPEARRQFWTLIRSLADGGTTIILTSHYLDEVEALAGRLAVLVGGRIVAEGTPQDIGGRSGESTVTWRDSDGPHRLTTIDPTALVASLSRRDDPSLSELRIERRSLEDVYLDLIGEAR; translated from the coding sequence ATGGCAGTCATCGAGGTAACCCAACTCCGTAAGTCCTATGGCGGGCACACCGCCGTCGACGGCATCGACCTGCGGGTCGAGCGCGGCGAGGTGTTCGGGCTACTCGGCCCGAACGGCGCCGGAAAGACCACGACCGTGGAGATCCTGGAGGGCCACCGGCGCCGGGACAGCGGCACGGTCCACGTCCTGGGCGACGACCCCGGTGCGGCCGGCCGCCGCTGGCGAGCACGCCTGGGCATCGTGCTGCAGAGCACCGCCGACGCCCCCGAGCTGACCGTCCGCGAACTCGTCCGGCACGTCGCCGGCTACTACCCGGCGCCGCGCGACCCGGACGCGGTGATCGCCCAGTGCGGCCTGGCGGAGAAAGCCGGTGCGAAGCTGCGCACGCTCTCCGGAGGTCAGCGTCGCCGCGTCGACGTGGCGCTCGGCATCGTCGGGGACCCCGAACTCCTCTTCCTCGACGAGCCCACCACCGGCTTCGACCCGGAAGCCAGGCGGCAGTTCTGGACGCTGATCCGCAGCCTCGCCGACGGCGGCACGACGATCATCCTGACCAGCCACTACCTGGACGAGGTCGAGGCGCTGGCCGGTCGGCTCGCGGTCCTGGTCGGCGGGCGCATCGTCGCCGAGGGAACACCGCAGGACATCGGCGGGCGCTCCGGCGAGTCCACGGTGACCTGGCGCGACTCGGACGGTCCGCACCGGCTGACCACCATCGACCCGACCGCGCTGGTGGCCTCGCTCAGCCGCCGCGACGACCCGAGCCTGAGCGAGCTGCGGATCGAACGTCGCAGCCTCGAAGACGTCTACCTCGACCTGATCGGAGAGGCCCGATGA
- a CDS encoding ABC transporter permease translates to MTTVTAPLPSTLRLGLSRGSLEIKQFFRERDAVIFTFTLPAFILVMLGFIFDEPLAGFPDVSVSQIFAASMIAYGILSTAFLNVGTGIVTDREDGTLKRLHGTPATAGAYLIGKIVLVLVTTLAEIALLLGVGALLFDLPLPQDAGRWLTFGWLFALSVVACTLFGVAASAVARSAKSAAAVLNLPVIGLMFVSGVFVDIASLPDAMVKVASIFPVKWMGQGFRSVFLPDGLAAQEGAGQWEHGRIALVLGAWCVAGLVLALATFRWTDRRTR, encoded by the coding sequence ATGACCACCGTGACCGCCCCGCTGCCGTCGACCCTGCGACTCGGCCTCTCCCGTGGCTCCCTCGAGATCAAGCAGTTCTTCCGGGAGCGCGACGCGGTGATCTTCACGTTCACGCTGCCCGCGTTCATCCTGGTGATGCTCGGCTTCATCTTCGACGAGCCGCTGGCCGGATTCCCGGACGTGAGCGTCTCGCAGATCTTCGCCGCGAGCATGATCGCCTACGGCATCCTCTCGACCGCGTTCCTCAACGTCGGCACCGGCATCGTCACCGACCGCGAAGACGGCACGCTCAAGCGGCTGCACGGGACGCCGGCCACCGCCGGGGCGTACCTGATCGGCAAGATCGTCCTGGTCCTGGTCACCACGCTGGCCGAGATCGCGCTGCTGCTCGGCGTCGGCGCCCTGCTGTTCGACCTGCCGTTACCGCAGGACGCCGGTCGCTGGCTGACGTTCGGCTGGCTGTTCGCCTTGTCGGTGGTCGCCTGCACACTGTTCGGTGTCGCGGCGAGTGCGGTGGCCCGGTCGGCGAAGAGCGCGGCGGCGGTGCTCAACCTGCCGGTGATCGGGCTGATGTTCGTCTCCGGCGTCTTCGTCGACATCGCCTCGCTGCCGGATGCGATGGTGAAGGTGGCCTCGATCTTCCCGGTGAAGTGGATGGGCCAGGGGTTCCGGTCGGTGTTCCTGCCGGACGGCTTGGCAGCGCAGGAGGGGGCGGGGCAGTGGGAGCACGGCCGGATCGCGCTGGTACTCGGCGCCTGGTGCGTCGCCGGGCTGGTACTGGCGCTGGCGACGTTCCGCTGGACCGACCGGCGGACCCGGTGA
- a CDS encoding response regulator transcription factor — MITVLLVDDHPVVRDGLRGMLAAEPDLEVVGEAGSGPEAVVMVRALRPDVVLMDLRMPGGDGATATGRIRAEVRTTHVVVLTTYDTDADILRAVDAGAAGYLLKDASRAELTAAVRAASRGETVLAPSVAGRLVRQVRNPAQQQLSAREIEVLGLVAQGHTNAEIGRRLHISEATVKTHLLRTFTKLDVSDRTAAVTTAMARGLL; from the coding sequence ATGATCACGGTGCTGCTCGTCGACGACCACCCGGTGGTCCGGGACGGCCTGCGCGGCATGCTCGCCGCCGAGCCCGACCTGGAGGTGGTGGGGGAGGCCGGATCGGGGCCGGAGGCGGTGGTGATGGTGCGCGCGCTGCGGCCGGACGTCGTCTTGATGGACCTGCGGATGCCGGGCGGGGACGGCGCGACCGCGACCGGCCGGATCCGCGCCGAGGTGCGGACGACGCACGTCGTCGTGCTCACCACCTACGACACGGACGCCGACATCCTGCGCGCCGTCGACGCCGGAGCCGCCGGTTACCTGCTCAAGGACGCCTCGCGGGCGGAGTTGACCGCGGCGGTCCGGGCGGCCAGCCGGGGAGAGACCGTGCTCGCGCCGTCGGTGGCCGGGCGGCTGGTGCGGCAGGTGCGCAACCCGGCACAGCAGCAGCTCTCCGCGCGCGAGATCGAGGTGCTGGGCCTGGTCGCGCAGGGCCACACGAACGCTGAGATCGGGCGGCGGCTGCACATCAGCGAGGCGACGGTGAAGACGCACCTGCTGCGGACGTTCACGAAGCTCGACGTCTCCGACCGCACGGCGGCCGTGACCACCGCGATGGCTCGCGGTCTCCTCTGA